The Thermobifida halotolerans sequence TCCACACCCTCGCCCGCGCCTTTCCGCCTCTGGCCTGCGGAATGAACCTGGAGTTGCTGCGCGGTCTGCTCGAAGGCGCGCGGGCGGAGGGCTTCACCGCGCGTATGGCGCCCCGGGGAGAGCACTGCTGCGTCGCCATCTCTAAAAACAAAAATTCTTGACTTAGAAGTCGGCGGCGTGGTGGACTCTCCCCCATGAGCGGTCACCACCTCGCCCAGTTGAACGTGGGCACCCTCAAGGCCCCCCTCGACTCCCCGGCCCTGGCGGACTTCGTCGCCCTGCTCGACCCGGTCAACGCCCTGGCCGACGCCAGCCCGGGATTCGTGTGGCGCTTCCGCAGCGAGGGGACCGACGACGCCACCTCCGAACGCTTCTTCGGCGACGACCTGATCCTCAACCTCTCGGTGTGGGAGTCGGTGGAGGCGCTGTGGGAGTTCACCTACCGCAGCGACCACCTGGACGCACTGCGCCGCCGCCGCGAGTGGATGGTCCCGATGACCGGGCGCTTCCTCGTCCTGTGGTGGATTCCCGCGGGCCACGTCCCCACCCTGGCCGAAGCCGGAGAACGCCTCGACCTGCTCCGCGAGAAGGGGCCCACCGAGCACGCCTTCGACTTCCGCACCCGGTTCCCCGCCCCCGCGTGACGGAGTTGTCCACAGAAGACCTCAGCACACTGCACTTACTCAGGTACTTTGAGTAATCTATGCGGCTGAGCCTGTGAATTCTGTCACCTCCTGGGAGGCATCAGCCATGCGCACCCCGTCGACCGCCGTCGGTGTCGTCCTGTCCCTGTCCCTGCTGGCGGGCTGCGGCGGCTCCTCCGCCGAGGAGCACGCCGAGGCGGAACCGTCACACCGGGTCGAGGCCACCTTCGAGACCTGGAGTGAGGGGGCCACCGCCGTGACCTACGACGAGATGAACGTTCCCTCCGGGGCCACCGTCGAGGTCACGATCACCCCGGTCGGCCCCGGCTCCGACATCGCCATCACCGTCAACGGCCTGATCGGCGACCGCGACTACGGCGCCCACCTGCACACCGAGCCCTGCGGCGAGAACCCCGAGGACGCGGGGCCGCACTACCAGAACGAACCCGCTCCCGACCCCTCCACTCCGGACCCCGACTACGCCAACCCCCAGAACGAGGCGTGGCTGGACTTCCACACCGATCCCGAGGGGCGCGCCCACTCCCAGACCTCGGTGTCCTGGCAGCCCCGCGAGGGCGAGGCGAACTCGGTGGTGATCCACGCCGAACGCACCCAGACCGTCCCCGTCCTCGCCGGAACGGCCGGAGACCCGCTGGCCTGCGTCACCATCCCCCAGTGACGGCCCCGCGGGCGCCGCGGCCCGTACCCGGTGGGGGCGTCCCGCTGTCGACGTCAGTGCCGCAGGCCGATCGTGGCGCTGGCGCGGCGCTGCTCGGTGGGCAGCCACGGCAGCGGGACGAGGTCCGCCAAGAACCGGTACTCCCGGTTCAGCCGCTTCCAGGTCTCGTCGTGGCGGGCCGCGCACAACTGCCCCCACCAGGCGGCGATGTCGGCCCATCCGGGGGCCGACAGCGAACCGCCGGTGTGCTGCACCGACAGCGCGGCGCACAGGTTGGCGAACCGCAACCGCCGCTCCAGGGGCCATCCGGCCAGGGTTCCCACGATGAACCCGGCCCCGAACACGTCGCCCGCGCCGGTGGTGTCGACCGCGTCGATGACAACGCCTTCGACCTCGGCCTCCTCACCGGTGGTCTGGTCGATCGCGATCGCTCCCCGCGGGCCGTCGGTGACCACCGCGACCGGCACGTGTTCGGCCAGGGCGGCCAGCGCCAGCGCCGGACTGCCGGTCCGGGTGTACGACATCGCCTCGATCGCGTTGGGCATGAACGCGTGGCAGTGCCGCAACTGCTCCAGCACCGAACTCGACCACCGCTGGCTGTCGTCCCAGCCCACGTCGGCGAAGACCAGGGTGCCGTTCTTGGCCTGCTCCTGCGCCCACTGCGGCATCTCCCCGTCACTGCCCAGGCCGACGAAGGCGGCCCTGGCGCGGGGCAGGTCGCGGGCCAGGTCGTGCAGCGGTACGGGCGAGGGGTGCTCGTGGGTGACCATGCTGCGGTCCCCGCGGTAGGCCAGCGAGACCGTGAACGGGGAGTGCCAGTCGGGAATCCGCCGGGACGCCGACAGGTCCACCATCTCCTGGGTCTCCAGCGTCTCCCAGCAGAAGTCGCCGTAGACGTCCTCGCCGAACGCGGCGGCGACGGCGGTGCGCAGTCCCAGCCGGGAGGCGGCCACCGCCATGTTGGCCACGCCGCCGGGGCAGGAGCCCATCCCCTGGGCGCTGACCTCGGTGCCGCTGGCGGGCGGCGCGGCCAGCCCGGTCAGCACGATGTCGAAGAAGACGGTCCCGCTCAACGCCAGGTCGACCGCGGGCCCTCCGCTCTGCCGTGCCCTCCCCAGCACGTCCTTCGGCTCCCCGACCAGGGGAGTGGATTCGAGTTCTCCGTACTCCGCGGTCAGCTCCCGGGGGCTCGTTTCTCCGTCCGTGGCCATGCCGGCTCCCTGCGCGCTCGGTGTCCAAACCGTAGGGTAACCTCTTCGCCCCTGTTCACCTCGTGATGAAACACTTTCGTCCGGTTTTTCGCACCGCGGCACCGGCCGGTGCGGGCACGAGAGGAGACGACGTGCGACTGACCATCCTCGGCGGCGGGGGCTTCCGGGTGCCGCTGGTGCACCGGGCGCTGCTGGCCGACTCCCTGGGCCCGAATCCGCCCGTCACCGAGGTCGTGCTGTTCGACACCGACCCCGAACGGCTGGTCGCGGTCCGCGCGGTGCTGGACCGCCAGCGCGACGCGCACCGGGCCGAGCACGGCGAGCCCCCACTGACCGTGCGCGTCGCCACCGATCTGATCGACGCGCTGCGCGGCTGCGACATCGTCTTCTCCGCGATCCGTGTGGGCGGGACCGCGGGGCGGGTGCTCGACGAGCGGGTGGCGCTGGAATGCGGGGTGCTCGGCCAGGAGACGGTGGGCGCGGGCGGGATCAGCTACGGGCTGCGCACGGTGCCGGTGGCCGTCGAGATCGCGCGCAGCGTCCAGCGACTCGCCCCCGACGCGTGGGTGATCAACTTCACCAACCCGGCGGGGCTGATCACCGAGGCGATGTCGCGGGTGCTGGGCGACCGCGTGGTGGGCATCTGCGACTCCCCGGTTGGCCTGGGCCGCCGGGCGGCGCACGCGCTCGGCCTGGACCCGGCACGCGTCCACCTCGACTACGCGGGCCTCAACCACCTGGGGTGGCTGCGCGGTCTCCACGTCGGCGGACGGGACCGGCTGCCGGACCTGCTCGCCGACGAGGCCGCACTGACCTCGTTCGAGGAGGGCCGCCTGTTCGGCGCGGCGTGGCTGCGCGCGCTGGGTGCGGTGCCCAACGAGTACCTGCACTACTACTACCTGGCCCGTGAGGCGAGGGAGGCGATCACGCGCACCCTCGCCGAGGGCGGCCGCACCCGCGGCGAGCAGTTGGCGGACCAGCAGCGGGACTTCTACCGCCTGGCCGCGCGGCGCCCCGCCGACGCCCACGACCTGTGGGAGCGCACCCGGCGGGAGCGCGAGGAGACCTACATGGCCGACAACCGCCGGGCCGCGGGAGGGGTGGAACGCGACGAGGCCGACCTCGACGGCGGCGGCTACGAGCGGGTGGCGCTGGCGGTGATGCGGGCGGTCGCGCTGGACGAGCCCGCCCGGCTGATCGTCAACGTCCGCAACAGGGGCGCCCTGCCCGACCTGGACGCCGACGCGGTGGTGGAGGTGCCCTGCCTGGTCGACGCCTCCGGCGCCCGCCCGCTGGCGGTCGACCCGCTCACTCCCCACCAGGCGGCGCTGGTGCGGGCGGTCAAGGCGGCCGAACGCGAGGTCCTCGACGCCGTGCGCACCGGCTCCCGCGCCTCGGCGCTGCGCGCCTTCGCCACCCACCCCCTGGTGGACTCGGTGGCCGTCGCCCAGCAACTGCTCGACGGATACCTGCGGGCCTTCCCCGAGCTGGCGAAGACCCTGCCACACCCCTGACAGTTCAGCCGGTCCCGTTCCGCCTGACCAGGGCGACCGCTTCCCGTGCCCGGTACAGGTCCATTCCGGTCGCCTCGCGGACGGCCTCGACCGCCTCGGTCTCCCGGCCCTCGGCCAGGAGGATGCGCACCCTGGCCAGGACGTGCGGCGGCAGCACCGGCTCCTGTTCGGTGGCCTCGACGGGGAACGGCCAGTATCCGCCGACCCCGTCGGGCTCGGAGAGGGAGTCCACGCCGTCCGTCTCGAACGCCCGGGTTCCCTGGTACTCCACCCCCCACCGCACGACCGCCATCCCGACCGCCATCACCAGGACCGCCCCGAGCAGCGCGGCCAGCATCAGCAGCATGCTCATGCCTCGACACTAAGCGTCGCCGCACCGCCCTCCGGGGATTGGCACCGGGGCGTCGGAACAAACCGGATACCGCGCCGGTTGCCCCTGATACCCCCGGGGGTACAACAGGAAAGGAAGACGCCGCCGATGGCAACCGTCGAACTGACCAAGGACAACTTCAACGACACCGTGACCGGCTCCGACATCGTGCTCGTCGACTTCTGGGCCGGATGGTGCGGCCCGTGCCGGATGTTCGCTCCTGTCTACGAGCGGGTCTCCCAGCGGCATGACGGCATCGTCTTCGGCAAGGTCGACACCGAGACCCAGCCGGAGCTCTCCGCCGCGTTCCGGATCTCCTCCATCCCCACCCTCATGGTGATCCGGGAGGGCGTGGTCCTGCACTCCCAGGCGGGCGCCCTCCCCGAGCAGGCGCTGGAGGCGCTCATCGCCGACGCCCGCAACCTGGACATGGACGAGGTGCGGCGCGGGATCGAGGAGCAGAACCCGGCGGCCTGAGCCGGTCGGACGCGGGGAGGCCCCGGCCAGCCGGACGACCTTGTCCATCAGGACCAACGGCGCGCATGGCGGCCCTGCGAAGTGGATAGCTCCCTCGGGGACTGCTGCTCCACAGAGGAGGAACCATGCGTGCCGTGCAATACCTGGAGGTCGGGCAACCGCCGCGGGTGGTCGACGTCGACGTGCCCGAACCCGGACCGGGACAGATCCTGCTCAGGGTCACCGCGGCGGGGGTGTGCCACTCCGACCTGACGGTGATGAGCTGGTCCGCCGACAACTTCCCCTACCAGCTCCCGCTCACCCTGGGCCACGAGGGCGCCGGACGGGTCGAGGCCGTGGGCGAGGACGTGGGCAGTGTCGCGGTGGGCGACTCCGTCGTGGTCTACGGACCGTGGGGCTGCGGGACCTGTCGGCAGTGCTCGCTGGGCCGGGAGAACTACTGCCCGCGCGCGACGGAACTGGGCATCATGCCTCCGGGGCTGGGAAGGCCCGGCGCGCTGGCGGAGTACCTGCTGGTGGACTCCGAACGCCACGTGGTGGGGATCGGGGACCTCGACCCGGTACAGACGGTGCCGCTGACCGACGCCGGACTGACCCCGTACCACGTGGTCAAACGCTCCCTGCCCAAGCTCTACCCCGGCAGTGTCGCGGTGGTCATCGGCGCGGGCGGACTCGGCCACGTCGGCATCCAACTGCTTCGCGCGGTCTCGGCGGCCACCGTGGTGGCCCTGGACATCCGCGAGGAGAGCCGGGAGCTGGCGCTGCGCAGCGGCGCGCACCACGCGTTGCCCTCCGCCCCGGCCTCCGTGGACACGGTACGCGAACTGACCGACGGCGCCGGTGCGACCGCGGTGTTCGACTTCGTGGGAGCGCAGGCCACGCTGGACCTCGCCGGACAGATGGTGGGCATGGACGCCGACATCAACGTGGTCGGCATCGGGGGCGGGGCGCTTCCCGTGTCATTCGGGTCGCCCCCGTACGGCACATTCGTGGGGACCACCTACTGGGGGACCCGCTCTGACCTGATCGAACTGGTGGAACTCGCCAAGCAGGGCGCGCTCAACGTCCACGTGGAGCGCTACGGCCTGGAGGAGGGCCCGCAGGTGTACGAGCGCATGGAGGCCGGAAAGATCCAGGGCCGCGCGGTGCTGGTGCCGGAGGGCTGACCGGGGTCCGGGCGTCCGGTTCCGCGGTGGGCGCGGGCTCGGGCCCGAAACACCCCGGGTCAGCGGCCGACCGTCCCTGGACCGGCTCGCGGCCTCCGCGCACCCGACGCCCCCGAGAACCCCACCACCGAAGTCCGATGAGAGTTCGACCGGCGGAGCCCGTGAGGTCCTGCCGGTCTCTCTTCCGCACGTGTCCTTTCCCCGAAGCCACTCCCGAACTTCCGGACCGCAAAAACGGACACAGCGCAACCGGAGTCACTTCTGTACGCAGATCTCGGATCTTTGACCGAGACCGAATTCCCCGGTCAGGGTCCGCCGAGGAGTCCACTTCTTCCGCCGAGCGCGGCCCGGGCGTCCCGGCGATCTTCTTTTCCACTCGTGGCACGCGGAACAACTTCACTTCTCCCCCTGCAATCCGGCCAGGTCAGCAGAGCAGAAAGCAGCAGAATCCGCCGGAGGTCACCCTTCGGCGCCACGGAGGCTTCTCGGTGAAACAGTCCGGGTGTTCGCACGCACATCCCGTGGCGGCTTTTGTCCTTTCGGGTCCGCGACGGGAACCTCTGTCACCGGAGGCGGATACAATTCCACCGGTCCCGCGACCAGGGCGCGGTATTTCCGCCCCTATGATGCTCTTCGACCCCCCGAACGGAAAGAGGATCAGCATGTCCGACGAGGCCGGCGGAAATCCCATCGAAGGATACGAGGGCGCCGAGTTGGCCGAGGCCCTGGCCGAATCCATGGCAGGACTGGCCGACATGTTCGATCTGATCATGGAGGACGCGGAAACCGTCGTCCGCAGAGACGAGATCTCGGCTGCGCTGCGGGTGTATCGGGAGGAGTACGGTCCAGCCCTCGTCGAGGTGCAGGAACACGGTCTGCAACTCGCGGAGAACATCAAGGCGGGCGCCTCCGAAATCGCCCTGAACGACTACGAGGCCGCCGAGAACTACAGCACCCCCTGGGAGCTGGGCATGGACCTGCAGATCAACTTCTGACCCCCTGACCCGACCGTTTCTCCCCCCGAGCCCCCTCTGACAGCAGAGCGCAATGGCTTACTTCGACATCACCTTCCGGCCCCGCACCACAACCGCGAATCCCGAGACGATCAGAGCCCAGTCAGAAGATCTGGACGTCCTCCAGGCCCGACTCCTGGGCAGGGCCGACGATCTCGACGCCGGTTTCAACCACACGGCGACCCAGTTCACCGA is a genomic window containing:
- a CDS encoding 6-phospho-beta-glucosidase, whose amino-acid sequence is MRLTILGGGGFRVPLVHRALLADSLGPNPPVTEVVLFDTDPERLVAVRAVLDRQRDAHRAEHGEPPLTVRVATDLIDALRGCDIVFSAIRVGGTAGRVLDERVALECGVLGQETVGAGGISYGLRTVPVAVEIARSVQRLAPDAWVINFTNPAGLITEAMSRVLGDRVVGICDSPVGLGRRAAHALGLDPARVHLDYAGLNHLGWLRGLHVGGRDRLPDLLADEAALTSFEEGRLFGAAWLRALGAVPNEYLHYYYLAREAREAITRTLAEGGRTRGEQLADQQRDFYRLAARRPADAHDLWERTRREREETYMADNRRAAGGVERDEADLDGGGYERVALAVMRAVALDEPARLIVNVRNRGALPDLDADAVVEVPCLVDASGARPLAVDPLTPHQAALVRAVKAAEREVLDAVRTGSRASALRAFATHPLVDSVAVAQQLLDGYLRAFPELAKTLPHP
- a CDS encoding DUF3291 domain-containing protein; translated protein: MSGHHLAQLNVGTLKAPLDSPALADFVALLDPVNALADASPGFVWRFRSEGTDDATSERFFGDDLILNLSVWESVEALWEFTYRSDHLDALRRRREWMVPMTGRFLVLWWIPAGHVPTLAEAGERLDLLREKGPTEHAFDFRTRFPAPA
- a CDS encoding NAD(P)-dependent alcohol dehydrogenase, with the protein product MRAVQYLEVGQPPRVVDVDVPEPGPGQILLRVTAAGVCHSDLTVMSWSADNFPYQLPLTLGHEGAGRVEAVGEDVGSVAVGDSVVVYGPWGCGTCRQCSLGRENYCPRATELGIMPPGLGRPGALAEYLLVDSERHVVGIGDLDPVQTVPLTDAGLTPYHVVKRSLPKLYPGSVAVVIGAGGLGHVGIQLLRAVSAATVVALDIREESRELALRSGAHHALPSAPASVDTVRELTDGAGATAVFDFVGAQATLDLAGQMVGMDADINVVGIGGGALPVSFGSPPYGTFVGTTYWGTRSDLIELVELAKQGALNVHVERYGLEEGPQVYERMEAGKIQGRAVLVPEG
- a CDS encoding carbohydrate kinase family protein — encoded protein: MATDGETSPRELTAEYGELESTPLVGEPKDVLGRARQSGGPAVDLALSGTVFFDIVLTGLAAPPASGTEVSAQGMGSCPGGVANMAVAASRLGLRTAVAAAFGEDVYGDFCWETLETQEMVDLSASRRIPDWHSPFTVSLAYRGDRSMVTHEHPSPVPLHDLARDLPRARAAFVGLGSDGEMPQWAQEQAKNGTLVFADVGWDDSQRWSSSVLEQLRHCHAFMPNAIEAMSYTRTGSPALALAALAEHVPVAVVTDGPRGAIAIDQTTGEEAEVEGVVIDAVDTTGAGDVFGAGFIVGTLAGWPLERRLRFANLCAALSVQHTGGSLSAPGWADIAAWWGQLCAARHDETWKRLNREYRFLADLVPLPWLPTEQRRASATIGLRH
- the trxA gene encoding thioredoxin, whose protein sequence is MATVELTKDNFNDTVTGSDIVLVDFWAGWCGPCRMFAPVYERVSQRHDGIVFGKVDTETQPELSAAFRISSIPTLMVIREGVVLHSQAGALPEQALEALIADARNLDMDEVRRGIEEQNPAA